The window GAATCTGATTGTTGAATTGTTTACGCGTCATCATGAGCCGGTTGGTTCTAAGGCCTTGCAGGAGATGATTGCTTCTAGCTCTGCTACCATTCGCAATGACATGGCTAAGCTGGAGCAGTTGGGCTTGCTAGAAAAGGCCCACACATCAAGTGGTCGGATACCCAGTAGGGCTGGTTTTCAATACTTTGTCAACCACTCGCTTAATCTGGAACACATTGATGAAGAAGATGTTTATCAGGTGGTTAAGGCCTTCGACTTTGAAGCCTTCAAGCTGGAGGACATCTTGGAGCGGGCCAGTACAGTCCTAGCGGATTTGACAGGCTATTCCTCGGTCATTTTAGATGTGGAGCCGACCAGTCAGCAGCTGACTTCCTTTGACATCGTGCAGCTCAGTAGCCACGATGCCCTGGCAGTCTTGACTTTGGACCAGTCCAAACCTGTCACTGTCCAGTTTGCCATTCCCAAGAACTTTTTGGCCAGGGACTTGGAGGTGCTCAAACGCCTGGTGGATGAACGCTTCGTTGACCAGACGGTCTTGGCAATCCACTACAAGCTGCGGACGGAGATTCCCCAGGTGGTGCAACGTTACTTTACCACGACGGACAATGTCTTGGATTTGATGGACTATATCTTTGCTAATCTCTTCCGAGAATCGGTCTTTATCAGTGGAAAAGTTGCTTCGCTGACCTACGGCAACCTCGCCACCTACCAACTCTTGGATAGTCCTCAGCTATTGGCACCAGAGTTGCGGCAGGGCTTGGCGCCAAACCAGCAGACCAGCATTTCTGTGGCGGAACATAGAGAACCTGCTCTTGCAGATGTGACTATCATTCATCATTGCTTTCCAATCCCCTATCGGGGCATGGGCCAGATGAGTTTGCTCGGTCCTGTTGACATGAACTACCGCAGGCAGATGAGTTTGATCAATATCATCAGCCGCGTCCTATTTATGAAATTAACCGATTACTACAGATATTTAAGTAGTAATCATTATGAAGTCAATTAAAGGAGAATGCTTTGTCAGAAGAAATCAAAAACGAAGAAATCGTAGAAGAGGTTGAAGCAACAGAAGAAGTTGTGGAGACACCTGAAAAGTCAGAATTGGATTTGGCAAATGAGCGAGCGGAAGAATTTGAAAACAAGTACCTTCGTGCTCACGCTGAAATGCAAAATATCCAACGCCGTGCCAACGAGGAACGCCAAACCATTCAGCGTTACCGTTCACAAGACTTGGCCAAGAAAATCTTGCCAAGTTTGGATAACTTGGAGCGTGCCCTTCAAGTCGAAGGCTTGACAGAAGATGTCAAAAAAGGCTTGGAAATGGTACAGGAAAGCTTGATTCAAGCCCTCAAAGAAGAAGGGGTGGAGGAAGTCGCAACCGATGTCTTTGACCCAAATCTTCACATGGCCATTCAAACAGTTCCAGCCACAGACGATTGCCCAGCAGAACACATTGCACAAGTCTTCCAAAAAGGCTACAAGCTGCATGAACGCTTGCTGAGACCGGCTATGGTAGTCGTATCAGAGTAGCCACTCTGCTATTTCCCAAAAAAGAAACTTGACCGAAATGTCACAAAACTATGAAATTGTAAAAAAAGACAAGCCTTGAGCTTGTGGGCTGGCGAACATCGTGAGCTCATTCGATACTCTCCGCCGTGGCGGTAAATACGCAAAGTTTGAGACTAGAGGCTCAAACTTTAGTCAAAGAGACCGCAAAAGCGGGCTCTGACGGCGTCGCCACTTAAGGAGAGTATCACTAAAAGAAATAAAAAAGAGGTAACACATATGTCTAAAATTATCGGTATTGACTTAGGTACAACAAACTCAGCAGTTGCAGTTCTTGAAGGAACTGAATCAAAAATTATCGCAAACCCAGAAGGGAACCGTACAACTCCGTCTGTTGTGTCTTTCAAAAATGGTGAAATCATCGTTGGTGACGCGGCAAAACGCCAAGCAGTGACTAACCCAGATACCATCATCTCTATCAAATCAAAAATGGGAACTTCTGAAAAAGTTTCAGCAAACGGCAAAGAATACACACCACAAGAAATCTCAGCTATGATCCTTCAATACTTGAAAGGCTACGCTGAAGAGTACCTTGGTGAAAAAGTAACTAAAGCCGTTATCACTGTTCCTGCTTACTTCAACGATGCGCAACGTCAAGCAACCAAAGACGCTGGTAAAATTGCTGGTCTTGAAGTAGAACGTATCGTCAACGAGCCAACTGCAGCAGCTCTTGCTTACGGTTTGGACAAGACTGACAAAGACGAAAAAATCTTGGTATTCGACCTTGGTGGTGGTACATTTGACGTATCTATCCTTGAACTTGGTGACGGTGTCTTTGACGTACTTGCAACAGCAGGTGATAACAAGCTCGGTGGTGACGACTTTGACCAAAAGATTATCGATCACATGGTAGCAGAATTCAAGAAAGAAAATGGCATCGACTTGTCTGCTGACAAAATGGCTCTTCAACGTTTGAAAGATGCAGCTGAAAAAGCGAAAAAAGACTTGTCAGGTGTAACATCCACTCAAATCAGCTTGCCGTTCATCACTGCAGGTGCAGCAGGTCCGCTTCACTTGGAAATGACTTTGACACGTGCGAAATTCGATGAATTGACTTACGACCTTGTAGAACGTACAAAAATTCCTGTTCGTCAAGCTCTTTCAGATGCAGGTCTTAGCTTGTCAGAAATTGACGAAGTTATCCTTGTCGGTGGTTCAACTCGTATCCCAGCCGTTGTAGAAGCTGTTAAGGCTGAAACTGGTAAAGAGCCAAATAAATCTGTAAACCCTGATGAAGTTGTTGCTATGGGTGCAGCAATCCAAGGTGGTGTCATCACTGGTGATGTGAAAGATGTTGTTCTTCTTGACGTAACACCATTGTCACTTGGTATCGAAACAATGGGTGGTGTCTTTACAAAACTCATCGACCGCAACACAACGATCCCAACGTCTAAATCACAAGTCTTCTCAACTGCGGCGGACAACCAGCCAGCTGTTGATATCCATGTGCTTCAAGGTGAGCGTCCAATGGCAGCAGACAACAAGACTCTTGGTCGCTTCCAATTGACTGACATTCCTGCAGCACCTCGTGGTATTCCACAAATCGAAGTAACATTCGACATCGACAAGAACGGTATCGTTTCTGTAAAAGCCAAAGACCTTGGTACGCAAAAAGAACAAACTATTGTTATCCAATCTAACTCAGGTTTGACAGACGAAGAAATCGACCGCATGATGAAAGATGCAGAAGCAAACGCTGAAGCAGATAAGAAACGTAAGGAAGAAGTGGACCTTCGTAACGATGTTGACCAAGCAATCTTTGCGACTGAGAAAACTCTGAAAGAAACTGAAGGCAAAGGCTTCGACGCAGAGCGCGACCAAGCTCAAGCAGCCCTTGATGAGTTGAAAGCAGCTCAAGAAGCCAACAACTTGGATGACATGAAGGCTAAACTTGAAAACCTCAACGAAAAAGCCCAAGCCCTTGCAGTGAAACTCTACGAGCAAGCCGCAGCAGCCCAACAAGCAGCCGCAGGCCAAGAAGGTGCCCAAACAGCTAACAACGCAGGCGATGATGTTGTAGATGGCGAGTTTACTGAGAAGTAGTACTCTTCGAAATTCTTCACTAGGTTTCGTTAACTCTCCGCGATGAACTCCAGTTCAATCTTCGTCCAGTTGCCTAGCCTAGTCTTGAATTTCTTTGAGTATCTAGAACATGGAAAGTTATCTTTTTTCTGAAGTTCTTAGCTCGAACTCAGTTCTTATCTTCTCGAGAATAGAAATCATTATTAAGTCAAAATTCCAATCACAGAGGTTGCAACCCAGCCTCTGTTTTTGGGTAAATAACTGATGAGGAGGCTTTTCGTGAAAAAAGTTGCTTGTTTGCTTTATCCTAATTTTTCTCTTTATGAGATAGCTCCGTTGACTAGCACATTGGTGTTGAATTTTGGGCGAAAGATTGATTTTATTGCCTCTACTAAGGAAACGATTTATTCGGAGGACGGTTTACCTTGTCATGCCAACAAAACCTTGGAAGAGGTAAATATAGAGGAATATGATTGTATTCTTTGTCCAGGGACGATTGACTTCACTTCGGCTTTGAGAGATGAGCGCCTCATTCGATTTCTGGCTGGCTTAGATGGTAAGCCAATCAAAATTGCAGCGATTTCCTCTGCTCCACTCCTGCTTGCTAAGGCTGGATTATTGGAGAATACCTTATATACAGGTGGTATTTGGCAAAATTTCATTGACTATTTTGACTTTCTATCTGGAGAAAATTTTCGTCCCCTACCAGTATGTGAAGATGGGAATATTATCACAGGAACTGGTTTTACAGTAAATGCCTTTTCTCGCCAGGTTATAACCAGTCTTGGATTGATTGAAGATGCGACTATGTACTTCAAAGAAAGCGATGATTATTCTGCGGAAGACTTTATTTTTGAGTTGTCTGACGAAGAATTTGAAGAGTTCAAAGCAACATTTGAGAAAGATCCTAACTAATTTTACAGAAAGGAAAGTGTTCGTAATCGAACACGGGCTACTTTCAATATTTCAAAGAAAGGAATACAAGTTCGTTTATTCGAACACAGGCTAAAAACCTAGTGAAAAAGATAAACTTCCTAGTGTGTTAGGCACACAGCGTCAGTTTTCTGTTTTCACTTTTCCAAAACCATGATAGAAAGGAAAGTGTTCGTAATCGAACACGGGCTACGGACTGTGCCAAAAAGATAGTTTTTCCTAGGACGGTGAGGTCCTACGTCAAAACTCCTATTTTGGCTGTGTCCGCTTAACGCCCTTAGTATCTTAATATGAACAACACAGAATTTTACGATCGTCTGGGGGTTTCCAAGAATGCTTCGCCAGACGAGATTAAGAAGGCTTATCGGAAGCTTTCAAAGAAATACCATCCAGATATTAACAAGGATCCGGGTGCGGAGGATAAATACAAAGAAGTTCAAGAGGCTTATGAAACCTTGAGTGATCCGCAGAAGCGTTCTGCCTATGACCAGTTTGGTCCTGCTGGGGCAAACGGAGGCTTCGGCGGTGGAGCAGGTGGCTTTGGTGGTTTCGATGGAGCTGGTTTCGGTGGCTTTGAAGACATCTTCTCAAGCTTCTTTGGTGGTGGCGGTGCGACCCGCAATCCGAATGCTCCTCGTCAAGGGGATGACCTCCAATACCGTGTCAACCTCAAGTTTGAAGAGGCAATTTTTGGCGCAGAGAAAGAAGTTTCTTATCACCGTGAAGCTACTTGTCGGACTTGTACGGGTTCAGGAGCTAAACCTGGTACTAGTCCAGTAACCTGTGGACGCTGTCACGGCTCAGGGATTATCAATGTAGATACGCAAACACCACTTGGGACCATGCGCCGTCAAATGACCTGTGATGTTTGTCATGGTCGTGGGAAACAAATCAAAGATCCTTGTACAATCTGTCATGGAACGGGCCATGAAAAACAAGCCCATACAGTAACAGTGAAGGTGCCAGCAGGTGTGGAAACTGGTCAGAAAATCCGTCTGGCAGGTCAGGGGGAAGCAGGTTTTAATGGAGGTCCTTACGGAGATCTCTATGTGGTCATTCAAGTCCAGGCTTCAGATAAGTTTGAGCGTGAGGGGACAACAATTTATTATAAATTAGACCTCAACTTTGTTCAGGCAGCCTTGGGTGATACGGTCCATGTGCCAACCGTTCACGGTGATGTGGATATGGTGATCCCTGAAGGAACACAGACAGGTAAGACCTTCCGTCTGAAAGGCAAGGGAGCTCCAAGTGTTCGTGGGGGTGCCATCGGTGACCAGTATGTGACAGTCAATATTGTTACCCCTACAGGTTTGAACGACCGCCAACGCGCAGCCCTCAAAGAATTTGCAGCAGCAGGAAACATTGATATCAAACCCCATAAAAAAGGCTTCTTTGACAAGGTAAAAGATGCTTTTGAAGAATTGTAAAATAGCTGAGATAAAGTAAAGATACATAGAGTAGCTTCTCTTTCAGGAGCGATATTCTATTCTAAAATAAAGCAAAAAGGAAGTGTAATGTATTGCTTCCTTTTTCGTTGTGCATACTGTCTTTAAATAAACCTTGTTTTCTATTGTAAGAAAATATCTAAAATAAAGGAAAATTAGGAAAACAATCAAAAAAGTTTCATCAGTTCATGAAAAAAAGATACAAATCTTTTGAAAACAGTGATTATCAATGTTATAATGTAACGTATTTTAAAAACATGCCAGTATTAAAGTATCATGAATTGTACTTACCATACTGCGCAATTGGGAAGGATTTTACATGCGTAAAATAAAGAAAAAATCATTTGACTGGTATGGAACGAGACAACATTTCTCGATTCGTAAATACCATTTTGGAGCAGCCAGCGTATTGCTTGGTATGTCCTTGGCACTGGGTGCAGGCGGACAAGCAGTAAAAGCGGAAGAGACAGCTGCTTCATCAGAAGCACTTATTTCTACAACGGCGACATCTTCAATACAGGCTAGCTCAGAAGTTGCGTTAGCTACAAGTGTTGAGACGGCTGCTACTGAGACAGTAGCGTCTACACCAGCACCAGCAGCTACAACTACAGAAGTAGCAGCTACAGAACGTACAGCAACTATCAACTATATCGTTCAGTACCTTCTTGAAGATGGTACTCTTGTTGATGCAGTTGTGAAGACAACAACAGTCACAACGACTGATGCCCTTGCAAAAACAACAGTTGAAGTAGTAGCAGAACTACCAGAAGGCTATGAATTGGCTGAAGGTCAAGTAGAAACAACTTCACAAGAAGTAACAGAAGGTGCTGAAAACCTTGTTACTATCAAAGTTGTTAAGAAAGCTGAAGTAGCTGCAACTACAACAGCAGCACCAGCAGCAACTACGACAACAACAGAAACAGCAGCACCGGTTGCAATAACTCCTGTAACAGTTGAAGAAGGGAAAGTTGTCCTTGAGCAAAACATCTCAGAAGCACAACTCTTGTCAAATGAAGCTTCACGCTTGTATGCAACAACACAAGCTGGTAATGAGGCTTTGAAAGCAGCTGCTGACGCAACACAATTGGTAGCGACAGATGCAACTGCAGTCTTGAATGACTCACTTGCAACTCTTGAGCAAGTGAATGCTCAGATCGATGCAGTTCGTACAAACGTTGAGGCCTTGGCAGTTGAATTCCGTAAGTTCTCTACGGATGGTGAAATTTCAGTAGCCTTGTTCGAAGTGGCAGGAACAACAGCTGGTTTGAACAACATCGGTGATGATTTAGGTACACTTATCAAGACAGATACAACAGTATCAGTTCCAATGACAGATCCAGCAGGTGCAGCAGTAAGCTCACGTGTTCAATCTCCATATGCTCCAACAGCAGTAGATGACTACTATACTATGAACTATATGACAGTCAGCTACTACGATGCAATCATGGGGTATAGCCGTTACAAACCAACAGGTGGTACATCTACAGGTGGCGCTTACTTCCGTACTTCGATCAAGTCAGCAAATGTAGCAGATCCTATCCTTGTCGAATTGGTAGCCAAAGACGGCACGCTTCTTGAGAGCCACTACATGACACCAAACGTTTCTAAGGATTTCACATATTTCCAAGCTACATCTGGTGTGAATAAGCCAATGACAGCTACTATCCGAACGGATGTTGCTTCTGACACTGTTCTTGGTCAAATCTTTATCCAGTTCGATGATAACACTATCGCGACTGCATCGGATACAAGAAGTCTTCCAAGTACCCTAATCTCTCAACCGTGGGAATACACAACTTACTACAAGACGACTGCGGATTCTACAAACGAACCCCTTGCGACATATACTATCGTAGGTGTGCCAGGTAACACGGTAACCCCATCTGGCGTTCGTAAGTTCGGTGGTTATGAGTATGTCAATACAACTACTGAAAATATCCAAGTTAACCAAGTAGCAGGTGCTCCTTATGTAGAACGTACCCGTGCACACGTTAATGGTACCTACCACAAGTCTGTTGCGACACCGATGGGAACGGATGGTTCTATCAAGTTGGATCTCTACTTTGCGGATCCTAACTACGCAGGTACACCAAACTTTGAAGATACATCAAGTGAAGGCTTTATCAAGATTATTGAAACCCAAACAATGGGCTACACTCAGTCTAATACTACACAAATACTGAGCCCAGAATTGTTTGACAAATATCCAATCTACTTTATTGATGCCTCAACTGAAGCACCAGTTGGTACAGAAAAGGGACCCGTTCCAGTTAAAGGTACTCGTTTGACCTCTGCAGATCAAATGGATTTGAGCAAGTTGACAAGTACTGCTCAATACTACCAAATTACCTTCAAGGAAAATGCAGCGGCAGAAGAATTGTCATTTGCCCGTATTGGTTTAGGTGCCGTAGGTTCAACTAGACAACTCCGTATCGAGTATAACGTTAAGGCAGATGGTGCAGAAACACACGATCAAGCTGATGGTGAGGTTCGTGTAGCTACATACAAAGGTACATTCATCCCTATCACCCTTCAAAACCAGCCAAACATCATAACTGAAACAACTCACTGGTACCGTCCAGTTATCCAAGAAGCCATCATCCGTTACCAAGTTGAAGGTGAGGCAGGATATCTTGAAGAGTCAGCTACCTTGACAGGTAACCCAGGTACAGACATCACTTACTCAACTGAAGATACCATTAACAAGTATAAGAAATTGGGTTATGAGCTTGTATCTGACAACTTCACAACAGCCGCTGGTCAAGACTATGACTACGATACAGCTGTGAAACAAGAATTCCTTGTTGTCATCAAGCCTCTTACCAAAGAAGTTCCAAAGACTGCTGTACCAGGTGAGCCAGTAGATCCAACAGATCCAAACTCACCAGTATGGCCTGCAACTGTAGAAAACTTGGAAAGAACTCAAGAAGTAACTCGTACAGTTGAGTACAAGTATGATGATGGTACTCCAGTTCGTGTAGATGCTGCAGGCAATGTCTTGCCAAAAGACTCTACAGAAGGTACGCCACTTGTTAAGACTGAAACAGTAACCTTCACTCGCCCAGCTCAAGTTAACCTTGTAACAGGTGAAGTAACTTATGGTGAATGGGTAGCTGATACAACAGATACACTCAGCGGAAACCAAATCCCTGCTATCACAGACTACACTGCAACTCGTACAACCCTTGAAGGTGCAGATGCGCCTATGTCTGAAACAGTTATTCCTAAGAAAGTAGCTGCTACAGATGCGGACATCAACGAGGTTGTTTACTACACACCAAATCCTAAGTACGGAGATGTTGTTGTTAACTATGTAAACACAGATGGCAAAGTTATCGCAAATCCTGTTGTAGATACAAACGATGCCCTTGTAGGTACAGACTACTCTACAGCTGATCAAGTTCCAGAGAAGATTGTTGAAGATGCTACTGGTGATGTTTACTACTACAAAGAAATCAAACCAGAAGATGCAACTAAAGAAACTGGCACAGTCGTAGAAGGTACAACAGAAGTTACTTATGTTTACGAAAAAGCTGGTGACGTTGTTATCAAGTATGTGGATGTTAACGGTCTTGAATTGCAAGCTCCAGTTGCGGACACTACAGACGGCAAACCAGGTTCAGACTACAACACAGCTGAAGGTACTGAAAAACCAGCAACTATCACAGCAGGTGGTAAAGTATATGCTCTTGTTCCAGCAGGTGACTACCCAGTAGGTACAGTAGCAGCAGATAGCAACTTGGCTTCAGGCGCAACTCCAACAGGTACTGTTGAAGCAGGTGTAACTAAAGAAGTAACTTACGTTTACCAAGAAGTGAAATCTGACGTTGTAGTTGAGTACTACGATACAGAAGGTAACCCAATTTCAGGTACTGAAACAGGTAACGCAACATCTGTAGTGGATACAGAAGATGCTTCAGTTGGTACAGCCTATAATACAGACGATAAGAAACCAGCAACCATCACAGCAGCGGACGGCACAGTTTACTACTACAAAGAAGTGAAAGACACTTCTGCACCAACAACTGGTACTGTAGCAGAAACGACTACAACTGTTCAGTATGTTTACGAAAAAGCAGGCTCTGTCAATGTTAACTATGTAGATGTAAATGGTACTGAAATCGAGGCAGATGTATTGGATGTTGAAAACGGACAACCAGGTTCTAACTACGATACACTTGCGGACAACCGTCCAGATACAATTGTTGCAAAAGATGGTAAGACCTACAAACTTGTTCCAGCAGGTGACTACCCAGTAGGTACAGTAGCAGCAGACAGCAACTTGGCTTCAGGTGATGCTCCAACTGGTGCAGTTGAAGCAGGCGTAACTAAAGAAGTAACTTACGTTTACCAAGAAGTAAAAGGTAACGTTATCGTTAACTACGTTGATGAAAATGGTAACCCAATCTCTGGTATTACTGATGCAGGTACAGAAACTGCAAGCACAGTTGAAGACACACCAGAAAGCTCAACTGGTACTGAGTATAATACGACTGACCTTCGTCCAAACACCATCACAACTGCAGACGGTAAGATCTACAAACTTGTTCCATCTGCTATCCCAGCAAATGAAACTGGTAAGGTTGTAGAAGGTACGACAGAAGTAACCTATGTGTACGAATTGGTACAGGGTGATGTTGTTGTTCACTATGTAGATACAGAAGGCAACACAATCGCTAAAGATGTGACAGATACTAAAGTATCTGACACAGGTACAGCTTACGATACAACAGATAACAAACCAGCTAAGATCACAGCAGAAGATGGTACAGTTTACTACATCTTGCCACAAGATGAAGTGAAGGCTGGTTCAGCTCCTGAAACTGGTAAGGTTGTAGAAGGTACAACAGAAGTTACTTATGTTTACCAAAAAGCTGGTAATGTTGTTGTTAACTACACATTGGCAGATGGTACAGTTATCAAAGATCCTGTGAATGATGAAACGAACCAAGAACCAGGTTACGACTACAACACAACAGATAACAAGCCAGAAACCATCACAACAGCTGATGGCAAAGTCTACAAACTTGTTCCAGCAGCAACAATCGGTAACGAAACTGGTGATGTTGAAGCAGGTAAGACTATCGAAGTAACTTACATCTACGAAGAAGTTAAATCTGACGTCGTTGTA is drawn from Streptococcus sp. 29892 and contains these coding sequences:
- a CDS encoding MucBP domain-containing protein, translating into MRKIKKKSFDWYGTRQHFSIRKYHFGAASVLLGMSLALGAGGQAVKAEETAASSEALISTTATSSIQASSEVALATSVETAATETVASTPAPAATTTEVAATERTATINYIVQYLLEDGTLVDAVVKTTTVTTTDALAKTTVEVVAELPEGYELAEGQVETTSQEVTEGAENLVTIKVVKKAEVAATTTAAPAATTTTTETAAPVAITPVTVEEGKVVLEQNISEAQLLSNEASRLYATTQAGNEALKAAADATQLVATDATAVLNDSLATLEQVNAQIDAVRTNVEALAVEFRKFSTDGEISVALFEVAGTTAGLNNIGDDLGTLIKTDTTVSVPMTDPAGAAVSSRVQSPYAPTAVDDYYTMNYMTVSYYDAIMGYSRYKPTGGTSTGGAYFRTSIKSANVADPILVELVAKDGTLLESHYMTPNVSKDFTYFQATSGVNKPMTATIRTDVASDTVLGQIFIQFDDNTIATASDTRSLPSTLISQPWEYTTYYKTTADSTNEPLATYTIVGVPGNTVTPSGVRKFGGYEYVNTTTENIQVNQVAGAPYVERTRAHVNGTYHKSVATPMGTDGSIKLDLYFADPNYAGTPNFEDTSSEGFIKIIETQTMGYTQSNTTQILSPELFDKYPIYFIDASTEAPVGTEKGPVPVKGTRLTSADQMDLSKLTSTAQYYQITFKENAAAEELSFARIGLGAVGSTRQLRIEYNVKADGAETHDQADGEVRVATYKGTFIPITLQNQPNIITETTHWYRPVIQEAIIRYQVEGEAGYLEESATLTGNPGTDITYSTEDTINKYKKLGYELVSDNFTTAAGQDYDYDTAVKQEFLVVIKPLTKEVPKTAVPGEPVDPTDPNSPVWPATVENLERTQEVTRTVEYKYDDGTPVRVDAAGNVLPKDSTEGTPLVKTETVTFTRPAQVNLVTGEVTYGEWVADTTDTLSGNQIPAITDYTATRTTLEGADAPMSETVIPKKVAATDADINEVVYYTPNPKYGDVVVNYVNTDGKVIANPVVDTNDALVGTDYSTADQVPEKIVEDATGDVYYYKEIKPEDATKETGTVVEGTTEVTYVYEKAGDVVIKYVDVNGLELQAPVADTTDGKPGSDYNTAEGTEKPATITAGGKVYALVPAGDYPVGTVAADSNLASGATPTGTVEAGVTKEVTYVYQEVKSDVVVEYYDTEGNPISGTETGNATSVVDTEDASVGTAYNTDDKKPATITAADGTVYYYKEVKDTSAPTTGTVAETTTTVQYVYEKAGSVNVNYVDVNGTEIEADVLDVENGQPGSNYDTLADNRPDTIVAKDGKTYKLVPAGDYPVGTVAADSNLASGDAPTGAVEAGVTKEVTYVYQEVKGNVIVNYVDENGNPISGITDAGTETASTVEDTPESSTGTEYNTTDLRPNTITTADGKIYKLVPSAIPANETGKVVEGTTEVTYVYELVQGDVVVHYVDTEGNTIAKDVTDTKVSDTGTAYDTTDNKPAKITAEDGTVYYILPQDEVKAGSAPETGKVVEGTTEVTYVYQKAGNVVVNYTLADGTVIKDPVNDETNQEPGYDYNTTDNKPETITTADGKVYKLVPAATIGNETGDVEAGKTIEVTYIYEEVKSDVVVEYYNTAGEEIAATVVDEDDKSVGTVYNTDEDNRPETITAADGTVYYYKEVKDTSAPTTGKVAETTTTVQYVYEQAGNVVVNYIAEDGTVIKQPVNDETNAKPGTEYSTTDNKPTTITTEDGKTYELIPTATIGTEEGTVEAGKTTEVTYVYKEVKGSVVVNYVTTDGTVLQAPVTDTPETSTGTAYDTTDNKPTTITTADGKTYKLVPALTQGSETGEVVPGVTEVTYVYEEVKGDVVVNYVNTAGEVIAPQVVDTKTTSTGTAYDTTDNKPAKITAADGTVYYYKEVDATSATETGKVVEGTTEVTYVYEPAGSVTVNYVTTDGTVIKSPVKDEENAEPGKTYSTEDNKPTTITTEDGKTYKLVPNATTGEENGTITSGEDKQVTYVYEEVKGSVVVNYVNTAGEVIAPQVVDTKTTSTGTAYDTTDNKPTTITTEDGTTYELVPVLTKGSETGKVVEGETVVIYVYRKVVAPTPDVKTGSVVIRYVEAGNESNVLKDPVLDENAVVTGTKYDTTDEGDKPAEIVKDGVRYVLVPSKTTAVDPNGNPVTETGEVAEGTTVVTYKYQKVANWIPQLPVTPENPTPVNPVIPYPFDPTNPDKPIDPTTPYPDGEVPSIPHVPGYTPVDPKTNEPLKPVDPTDPSKGYVPPTPDESGIDTPIPYVQNGNVVVNYVTEDGTVIKAPVQDETNAPAGKSYDTTDNKPAEIVTEDGSRYVLIPSKTVGSETGTVEGGKTTEITYVYKKVANWIPQLPVTPENPTPVNPVIPYPFDPTNPDKPIDPTTPYPDGEVPSIPHVPGYTPVDPKTNEPLKPVDPTDPSKGYVPPTPDESGIDTPIPYVQNGNVVVNYVTEDGTVIKAPVQDETNAPAGKSYDTTDNKPAEIVTEDGSRYVLIPSKTVGSETGTVEGGKTTEITYVYKKVANWIPQLPVTPENPTPVNPVIPYPFDPTNPDKPIDPTTPYPDGEVPSIPHVPGYTPVDPKTNEPLKPVDPTDPSKGYVPPTPDESGIDTPIPYVQNGNVVVNYVTEDGTVIKAPVQDETNAPAGKSYDTTDNKPNTITTEDGTTYELVRVEGSETGTVVGGKTTEVTYVYRKVGTPAKKVVTNHVDEDGNPIAPQEEGTTPNKSIPGYEFTGKTVTDPDGNTTHIYRKKPTTPVTPVLPGEPVTSPVAPVVPGEPVTSPVAPVVPGEPVTSPVAPVVPGEPVAPATPVAPAVSAKPAAPATSAKSGAAQLPNTGESSTVAASAFGVGMLVAALALAGKRRRNED